The following proteins are encoded in a genomic region of Necator americanus strain Aroian chromosome II, whole genome shotgun sequence:
- a CDS encoding hypothetical protein (NECATOR_CHRII.G8460.T3) — MPGSSACLLEKKQAIVDPLDVLRQVQEKITKWTFKTFIERRLIGNSDSADFTEAWKLKFSHAPTWCDADMSLQQIRRGVARGNRIALYSRSFFQHCLFQIGCFVQRWAWSTVVISLLLYTACCAGLRDVIIETDLVKLWVSQGGRLNEELNFLSRVQSEANRISKRAAGEEPVEAEVRRGPELPRENGLGGGFQLVIQTPFHQNENVLSQESLLRHVNLMEEISKYEVELYGERWTLSDICFKPPGPNFNTGPLAKLMNSLLDKIIPCIWITPIDCYWEGSKPLGPNPPINLGDEVSAFVSSLPKGNVTWKNLNPTAVMTEVGALFDLGPIGNFFERAGIGAAYLDRPCIDPLDVECPKTSPNYFNRCAALEKFNEWNIAKHDAEKIHLQKKELPDDDDLDGPSKLTESLLSDLFGRKKREATNNKKDDDYYAYEESDYDVTGVGNATKSKNKKDPKEIMCLEYGESLLHWMRANPDRWGEFLTEKEFPKTPDFKKVMTGGCKGFGKTIMEWPEDLIIGGVKREGGMLKSAEALQSVFLVASPFDVFLRFKEKKDSHPNLDTAMWNPGWAEDVVFAWQRNFTRKLYGHEANKNPEENRVFHPLASTSIADMLEEFSQFNYTIIIMGYVLMVIYAAFTQARIDGRWLAIKSNVALSFVGVVLVTYSSICGLGVTTALGIHFNVATTQIVPFLSLGLGIDDMFLLLHNYDEIIHTARRDEMGILLKETGMSVMVTSINNILAFCAGYILPIPALRSFCSQTAVLLAFNLISLMFIFPAFIGLDLRRLRAGRRDLVYCGPGVSESEKEEKNSEGIPSNADLTNPAYVEAFTRDQPWYTVGGFLTNYYIPALKNPFVKSLVLLTTLSGIGFGLYGMYSSTLGLELADVLPENTAPAAFMRAREKYFSFYPMFAVLRGKTIDIPNQQPLIEEYRETLGNTKYIVKANGNLQPYWMSMVRTWLESLDTALEKELRAGNLDAITGKPVKGKEKPAPEALIARRLVCSYGHNYNCTGRVGHIKMVENGIIRPESFYNYLTGWYNVDNMMYYVSQASFQPAPPVWHMGPAETVVPPARKLLYSQIPFYQTNLTDTPAIVDMIEEVRAVCEQYTTKGLSNFPSGIAFTFWEQYLFLRWNLFCAICIIAFAVFAVISIMMFNPWAAAMVMVIVVIVTIELGGFMGILGVKMNPISAVTLICAVGIGVEFTAHVVLAFLTSLGSVEDRLESCLQHMFVPVFHGAISTLLGIVMLVFSEFDFVIKYFFVVMSTLVVLAVFNGLCLLPVLLTIIGPEPELVPLDGSCRLPAPPPLSEQYKKKAAFGIENGLRHRKGADVEMSAKKVRSEDNNDSPKKL; from the exons ATGCCCGGCAGCAGCGCGTGTCTCCTGGAGAAAAAACAAGCGATTGTGGATCCTTTGGACGTCCTACGACAAGTTCAAGAGAAAATCACTAAATGGACATTCAAAACG TTCATCGAACGAAGATTGATCGGAAACTCGGATTCGGCCGATTTTACGGAGGCATGGAAGTTAAAATTTAGCCATGCGCCAACATGGTGTGATGCTGATATGTCATTACAACAAATTCGACGg GGTGTTGCTCGGGGAAATCGTATTGCTCTGTATTCGAGAAGTTTCTTTCAACACTGCCTATTTCAAATAGGTTGTTTCGTTCAACGATGGGCATGGTCCACAGTTGTTATTTC aTTGCTTCTTTATACTGCTTGCTGTGCTGGTCTTAGAGACGTTATCATCGAAACCGATCTCGTCAAGTTATGGGTGTCGC AGGGAGGTCGATTAAATGAAGAGCTCAATTTTCTGTCAAGAGTACAATCTGAGGCAAACAGG ATATCAAAACGTGCTGCCGGAGAAGAACCAGTTGAAGCGGAAGTTCGGCGAGGACCAGAGTTACCGCGTGAAAATGGTCTGGGcggtggatttcag CTTGTCATTCAAACTCCGTTCCATCAAAACGAAAATGTGTTATCTCAAGAATCCCTCCTGCGGCATGTGAACCTTATGGAAGAGATCTCGAAGTATGAGGTGGAGTTGTACGGCGA gagatGGACTCTAAGTGACATTTGCTTCAAGCCACCAGGTCCAAATTTCAACACGGGGCCATTGGCTAAG TTGATGAATTCATTGCTGGATAAAATCATTCCCTGTATCTGGATCACTCCTATTGATTGCTACTGGGAAGGATCGAAACCGTTGGGACCAAACCCGCCCATAAATCTAGG AGATGAAGTCAGCGCATTTGTCAGCTCCCTCCCAAAAGGTAATGTAACGTGGAAGAACCTTAATCCAACAGCGGTTATGACTGAGGTTGGAGCGTTATTTGATCTCGGTCCAATAGGAAACTTTTTCGAAAGG GCAGGAATAGGTGCTGCATATCTTGATCGTCCGTGTATTGATCCACTCGATGTTGAATGTCCGAAAACCTCTCCGAACTACTTCAACAGATGTGCAGCGTTGGAAAAGTTTAACGAATGGAACATTGCGAAACATGATGCCGAAAAG ATTCatcttcaaaagaaagaactacctgatgatgatgatttgGATGGTCCATCAAAACTTACCGAATCATTATTGAGTGATTTATTCG GTCGTAAGAAACGTGAAGccacaaataataaaaaagatgacgATTATTATGCATACGAAGAGTCTGACTATGATGTTACAGGCGTAGGAAACGCGACTA AATCAAAGAATAAGAAGGATCCCAAAGAAATCATGTGTTTGGAGTACGGTGAATCCCTGCTTCATTGGATGCGAGCTAATCCTGATCGTTGGGGAGAATTCCTAACAGAGAAAGAGTTCCCGAAGACACCAGACTTCAAAAAG GTGATGACAGGTGGCTGCAAAGGTTTTGGAAAGACGATCATGGAATGGCCTGAAGACCTCATTATTGGAG GAGTTAAAAGAGAAGGAGGAATGCTAAAGTCCGCTGAAGCGTTACAAAGTGTTTTCCTCGTGGCTAGCCCCTTTGACGTATTCTTACGTTTTAAG GAGAAGAAAGACTCTCATCCAAATCTTGATACCGCCATGTGGAATCCTGGATGGGCCGAAGACGTTGTATTTGCATGGCAGAGGAACTTCACCAGAAAGCTTTATGGACATGAGGCTAACAAAAAT CCTGAAGAAAACCGTGTTTTCCATCCATTGGCATCTACCTCTATCGCTGATATGCTTGAGGAGTTCTCACAATTCAATTACACGATCATTATCATGGGTTACGTGCTTATG gtgATCTACGCTGCGTTCACTCAAGCTCGCATTGACGGTCGATGGCTTGCAATCAAGTCAAATGTTGCACTCTCATTTGTGGGCGTGGTTTTGGTGACGTATTCTTCAATTTGTGGACTCGGAGTAACAACTGCCCTGGGGATTCATTTCAATGTTGCAACGACACAA ATCGTTCCTTTCTTGTCGCTTGGTCTTGGAATCGACGATATGTTCCTTTTGCTGCATAACTACGATGAGATTATACATACTGCGAGAAGAGATGAAATGGGAATTTTGCTGAAGGAAACTG GAATGTCCGTCATGGTCACTTCCATAAATAACATTCTTGCATTCTGTGCCGGTTACATATTGCCTATTCCTGCATTGAGGTCGTTCTGCTCACAG ACCGCCGTTCTGCTCGCGTTCAACCTCATTTCCTTGATGTTTATCTTCCCTGCTTTTATCGGTCTGGACCTTCGCCGACTTCGTGCCGGAAGAAGAGATCTGGTTTACTGCGGCCCAGGAGTCAGCGAAtctgagaaagaagagaagaactcGGAAGGAATTCCTAGCAAC GCGGATCTCACGAATCCAGCATACGTGGAGGCATTCACACGTGATCAACCATGGTACACTGTTGGTGGTTTCCTCACGAATTACTATATTCCAGCGCTTAAGAACCCATTTGTGAAG tccttggttCTGCTAACGACTCTTTCTGGAATAGGATTCGGTTTGTACGGGATGTACAGCTCTACGCTAGGACTTGAATTAGCTGAcgttcttccagaaaacacAGCACCAGCCGCTTTTATGAG AGCTCGTGAGAAGTATTTCTCCTTCTATCCCATGTTCGCTGTGCTAAGAGGTAAAACAATAGATATTCCAAATCAACAACCACTTATTGAAGAGTACAGGGAAACCCTAG gaaatacTAAATATATTGTAAAAGCTAATGGAAATCTCCAACCGTACTGGATGTCAATGGTTCGAACGTGGTTAGAATCTCTCGACACAGCCCTGGAGAAAGAGTTGAGAGCAGGGAATTTAGATGCAATCACCGGAAAACCGGTGAAAGGAAAG GAGAAGCCGGCTCCCGAAGCATTAATTGCGCGCAGGCTGGTTTGTTCTTACGGTCACAACTATAATTGTACAGGAAgg GTTGGTCATATTAAGATGGTAGAGAACGGAATTATACGCCCGGAAAGTTTCTATAATTATCTAACCGGATGGTACAACGTGGATAACATGATGTACTACGTATCTCAGGCCTCATTCCAGCCAGCACCACCCGTTTGGCACATGGGACCG GCTGAAACAGTGGTACCACCAGCCCGTAAACTACTCTACAGTCAAATTCCTTTCTATCAGACGAATCTCACTGATACACCAGCTATTGTGGATATGATTGAG GAAGTTCGAGCTGTATGTGAACAGTACACTACTAAAGGTCTTTCCAATTTCCCATCCGGCATTGCGTTCACATTCTGGGAGCAGTACCTCTTTTTAAG GTGGAATCTCTTCTGTGCTATCTGTATCATTGCATTTGCTGTGTTCGCTGTCATTTCAATTATGATGTTCAATCCATGGGCGGCCGCCATG GTTATGGTTATTGTCGTGATTGTTACCATAGAGTTAGGCGGTTTCATGGGTATACTTGGAGTAAAGATGAACCCGATCTCTGCTGTCACTCTCATTTGTGCTGTCGGAATAG GTGTTGAATTCACTGCTCACGTTGTGCTGGCGTTCTTAACGTCGCTTGGCTCAGTCGAAGATCGTCTCGAGTCATGTTTGCAACATATGTTTGTGCCGGTATTCCACGGAGCCATATCAACGTTACTCG gtatcGTCATGTTGGTATTCTCTGAGTTCGACTTTGtcatcaaatatttcttcGTGGTAATGTCAACGCTGGTGGTTTTGGCCGTGTTCAATGGCTTATGTTTGCTACCGGTGTTGTTAACAATTATTGGACCAGAGCCAGAG
- a CDS encoding hypothetical protein (NECATOR_CHRII.G8460.T2), translating into MKVHSDTTGPDKEPTNPIRRFIERRLIGNSDSADFTEAWKLKFSHAPTWCDADMSLQQIRRGVARGNRIALYSRSFFQHCLFQIGCFVQRWAWSTVVISLLLYTACCAGLRDVIIETDLVKLWVSQGGRLNEELNFLSRVQSEANRISKRAAGEEPVEAEVRRGPELPRENGLGGGFQLVIQTPFHQNENVLSQESLLRHVNLMEEISKYEVELYGERWTLSDICFKPPGPNFNTGPLAKLMNSLLDKIIPCIWITPIDCYWEGSKPLGPNPPINLGDEVSAFVSSLPKGNVTWKNLNPTAVMTEVGALFDLGPIGNFFERAGIGAAYLDRPCIDPLDVECPKTSPNYFNRCAALEKFNEWNIAKHDAEKIHLQKKELPDDDDLDGPSKLTESLLSDLFGRKKREATNNKKDDDYYAYEESDYDVTGVGNATKSKNKKDPKEIMCLEYGESLLHWMRANPDRWGEFLTEKEFPKTPDFKKVMTGGCKGFGKTIMEWPEDLIIGGVKREGGMLKSAEALQSVFLVASPFDVFLRFKEKKDSHPNLDTAMWNPGWAEDVVFAWQRNFTRKLYGHEANKNPEENRVFHPLASTSIADMLEEFSQFNYTIIIMGYVLMVIYAAFTQARIDGRWLAIKSNVALSFVGVVLVTYSSICGLGVTTALGIHFNVATTQIVPFLSLGLGIDDMFLLLHNYDEIIHTARRDEMGILLKETGMSVMVTSINNILAFCAGYILPIPALRSFCSQTAVLLAFNLISLMFIFPAFIGLDLRRLRAGRRDLVYCGPGVSESEKEEKNSEGIPSNVSSKADLTNPAYVEAFTRDQPWYTVGGFLTNYYIPALKNPFVKSLVLLTTLSGIGFGLYGMYSSTLGLELADVLPENTAPAAFMRAREKYFSFYPMFAVLRGKTIDIPNQQPLIEEYRETLGNTKYIVKANGNLQPYWMSMVRTWLESLDTALEKELRAGNLDAITGKPVKGKEKPAPEALIARRLVCSYGHNYNCTGRVGHIKMVENGIIRPESFYNYLTGWYNVDNMMYYVSQASFQPAPPVWHMGPAETVVPPARKLLYSQIPFYQTNLTDTPAIVDMIEEVRAVCEQYTTKGLSNFPSGIAFTFWEQYLFLRWNLFCAICIIAFAVFAVISIMMFNPWAAAMVMVIVVIVTIELGGFMGILGVKMNPISAVTLICAVGIGVEFTAHVVLAFLTSLGSVEDRLESCLQHMFVPVFHGAISTLLGIVMLVFSEFDFVIKYFFVVMSTLVVLAVFNGLCLLPVLLTIIGPEPELVPLDGSCRLPAPPPLSEQYKKKAAFGIENGLRHRKGADVEMSAKKVRSEDNNDSPKKL; encoded by the exons TTCATCGAACGAAGATTGATCGGAAACTCGGATTCGGCCGATTTTACGGAGGCATGGAAGTTAAAATTTAGCCATGCGCCAACATGGTGTGATGCTGATATGTCATTACAACAAATTCGACGg GGTGTTGCTCGGGGAAATCGTATTGCTCTGTATTCGAGAAGTTTCTTTCAACACTGCCTATTTCAAATAGGTTGTTTCGTTCAACGATGGGCATGGTCCACAGTTGTTATTTC aTTGCTTCTTTATACTGCTTGCTGTGCTGGTCTTAGAGACGTTATCATCGAAACCGATCTCGTCAAGTTATGGGTGTCGC AGGGAGGTCGATTAAATGAAGAGCTCAATTTTCTGTCAAGAGTACAATCTGAGGCAAACAGG ATATCAAAACGTGCTGCCGGAGAAGAACCAGTTGAAGCGGAAGTTCGGCGAGGACCAGAGTTACCGCGTGAAAATGGTCTGGGcggtggatttcag CTTGTCATTCAAACTCCGTTCCATCAAAACGAAAATGTGTTATCTCAAGAATCCCTCCTGCGGCATGTGAACCTTATGGAAGAGATCTCGAAGTATGAGGTGGAGTTGTACGGCGA gagatGGACTCTAAGTGACATTTGCTTCAAGCCACCAGGTCCAAATTTCAACACGGGGCCATTGGCTAAG TTGATGAATTCATTGCTGGATAAAATCATTCCCTGTATCTGGATCACTCCTATTGATTGCTACTGGGAAGGATCGAAACCGTTGGGACCAAACCCGCCCATAAATCTAGG AGATGAAGTCAGCGCATTTGTCAGCTCCCTCCCAAAAGGTAATGTAACGTGGAAGAACCTTAATCCAACAGCGGTTATGACTGAGGTTGGAGCGTTATTTGATCTCGGTCCAATAGGAAACTTTTTCGAAAGG GCAGGAATAGGTGCTGCATATCTTGATCGTCCGTGTATTGATCCACTCGATGTTGAATGTCCGAAAACCTCTCCGAACTACTTCAACAGATGTGCAGCGTTGGAAAAGTTTAACGAATGGAACATTGCGAAACATGATGCCGAAAAG ATTCatcttcaaaagaaagaactacctgatgatgatgatttgGATGGTCCATCAAAACTTACCGAATCATTATTGAGTGATTTATTCG GTCGTAAGAAACGTGAAGccacaaataataaaaaagatgacgATTATTATGCATACGAAGAGTCTGACTATGATGTTACAGGCGTAGGAAACGCGACTA AATCAAAGAATAAGAAGGATCCCAAAGAAATCATGTGTTTGGAGTACGGTGAATCCCTGCTTCATTGGATGCGAGCTAATCCTGATCGTTGGGGAGAATTCCTAACAGAGAAAGAGTTCCCGAAGACACCAGACTTCAAAAAG GTGATGACAGGTGGCTGCAAAGGTTTTGGAAAGACGATCATGGAATGGCCTGAAGACCTCATTATTGGAG GAGTTAAAAGAGAAGGAGGAATGCTAAAGTCCGCTGAAGCGTTACAAAGTGTTTTCCTCGTGGCTAGCCCCTTTGACGTATTCTTACGTTTTAAG GAGAAGAAAGACTCTCATCCAAATCTTGATACCGCCATGTGGAATCCTGGATGGGCCGAAGACGTTGTATTTGCATGGCAGAGGAACTTCACCAGAAAGCTTTATGGACATGAGGCTAACAAAAAT CCTGAAGAAAACCGTGTTTTCCATCCATTGGCATCTACCTCTATCGCTGATATGCTTGAGGAGTTCTCACAATTCAATTACACGATCATTATCATGGGTTACGTGCTTATG gtgATCTACGCTGCGTTCACTCAAGCTCGCATTGACGGTCGATGGCTTGCAATCAAGTCAAATGTTGCACTCTCATTTGTGGGCGTGGTTTTGGTGACGTATTCTTCAATTTGTGGACTCGGAGTAACAACTGCCCTGGGGATTCATTTCAATGTTGCAACGACACAA ATCGTTCCTTTCTTGTCGCTTGGTCTTGGAATCGACGATATGTTCCTTTTGCTGCATAACTACGATGAGATTATACATACTGCGAGAAGAGATGAAATGGGAATTTTGCTGAAGGAAACTG GAATGTCCGTCATGGTCACTTCCATAAATAACATTCTTGCATTCTGTGCCGGTTACATATTGCCTATTCCTGCATTGAGGTCGTTCTGCTCACAG ACCGCCGTTCTGCTCGCGTTCAACCTCATTTCCTTGATGTTTATCTTCCCTGCTTTTATCGGTCTGGACCTTCGCCGACTTCGTGCCGGAAGAAGAGATCTGGTTTACTGCGGCCCAGGAGTCAGCGAAtctgagaaagaagagaagaactcGGAAGGAATTCCTAGCAAC GTATCTTCTAAGGCGGATCTCACGAATCCAGCATACGTGGAGGCATTCACACGTGATCAACCATGGTACACTGTTGGTGGTTTCCTCACGAATTACTATATTCCAGCGCTTAAGAACCCATTTGTGAAG tccttggttCTGCTAACGACTCTTTCTGGAATAGGATTCGGTTTGTACGGGATGTACAGCTCTACGCTAGGACTTGAATTAGCTGAcgttcttccagaaaacacAGCACCAGCCGCTTTTATGAG AGCTCGTGAGAAGTATTTCTCCTTCTATCCCATGTTCGCTGTGCTAAGAGGTAAAACAATAGATATTCCAAATCAACAACCACTTATTGAAGAGTACAGGGAAACCCTAG gaaatacTAAATATATTGTAAAAGCTAATGGAAATCTCCAACCGTACTGGATGTCAATGGTTCGAACGTGGTTAGAATCTCTCGACACAGCCCTGGAGAAAGAGTTGAGAGCAGGGAATTTAGATGCAATCACCGGAAAACCGGTGAAAGGAAAG GAGAAGCCGGCTCCCGAAGCATTAATTGCGCGCAGGCTGGTTTGTTCTTACGGTCACAACTATAATTGTACAGGAAgg GTTGGTCATATTAAGATGGTAGAGAACGGAATTATACGCCCGGAAAGTTTCTATAATTATCTAACCGGATGGTACAACGTGGATAACATGATGTACTACGTATCTCAGGCCTCATTCCAGCCAGCACCACCCGTTTGGCACATGGGACCG GCTGAAACAGTGGTACCACCAGCCCGTAAACTACTCTACAGTCAAATTCCTTTCTATCAGACGAATCTCACTGATACACCAGCTATTGTGGATATGATTGAG GAAGTTCGAGCTGTATGTGAACAGTACACTACTAAAGGTCTTTCCAATTTCCCATCCGGCATTGCGTTCACATTCTGGGAGCAGTACCTCTTTTTAAG GTGGAATCTCTTCTGTGCTATCTGTATCATTGCATTTGCTGTGTTCGCTGTCATTTCAATTATGATGTTCAATCCATGGGCGGCCGCCATG GTTATGGTTATTGTCGTGATTGTTACCATAGAGTTAGGCGGTTTCATGGGTATACTTGGAGTAAAGATGAACCCGATCTCTGCTGTCACTCTCATTTGTGCTGTCGGAATAG GTGTTGAATTCACTGCTCACGTTGTGCTGGCGTTCTTAACGTCGCTTGGCTCAGTCGAAGATCGTCTCGAGTCATGTTTGCAACATATGTTTGTGCCGGTATTCCACGGAGCCATATCAACGTTACTCG gtatcGTCATGTTGGTATTCTCTGAGTTCGACTTTGtcatcaaatatttcttcGTGGTAATGTCAACGCTGGTGGTTTTGGCCGTGTTCAATGGCTTATGTTTGCTACCGGTGTTGTTAACAATTATTGGACCAGAGCCAGAG